A genome region from uncultured Roseibium sp. includes the following:
- the mutS gene encoding DNA mismatch repair protein MutS, with the protein MSKEALAKIEPADHRVTPMMAQFMEIKAANPDSLLFYRMGDFYELFFEDAEVASQTLGITLTKRGKHLGEDIPMCGVPVHAADDYLQKLIARGHRVAVCEQTEDPAEAKKRGSKSVVRRDVIRLVTPGTLTEERLLDSSSNNFLAAMSRLRGGSLTGDAVYGLAWIDMSTGSFQVSETDDQRLAADLAQISPRELILPDNLLQESEVRQVAEQSGAALSPVPRAFFDSSTATDRLAHYFGVKTLDGFGTFSRSELSAAAGILAYVEKTQLGERPPLDPPTREAGAGRMLIDPATRANLELTRTLGGEKQGSLLATIDRTVTGGGSRLLASRLAGPLVNPDEISRRHDSVAFFLENEMMREALRRTLKGAPDMARALSRIALQRGGPRDILAVAQGMQAASQVIDQISMAATVPGEIAAARASLEQAPHDLGEKLTRAIKEEPPLMKRDGNFVATGYDETLDELRALRDESRKVIAKLQADYAEELGLRSLKIKHNNVLGWFIEAPTAQTEKLTADPGRFIHRQTMAGAMRFTTTELADLESKIASAGERSLAIELEIFDRLTAEIVASGDAIKAAAHGLSILDVSAALAKLAQEETYVRPVVDDTRAFDISGGRHPVVEQALKTAGGDSFVANDAHLGPEGKDKTGRIWLITGPNMAGKSTFLRQNALIAVLAQMGAFVPAANAHIGVVDRLFSRVGAADDLARGRSTFMVEMVETAAILNQAGDRSLVILDEIGRGTATFDGLSIAWATIEHLHEVNRSRALFATHYHELTALSAKLDRLSNATVQVKEWNGDVVFLHEIVPGAADRSYGIQVAKLAGLPASVVQRSQQVLSQLEEQDRRSPAEALIDELPLFAAIPAPAPSAGFSEAGPDPLAEALEDLNPDDMTPREALDALYRLKSLKT; encoded by the coding sequence ATGTCGAAAGAAGCCCTTGCGAAAATCGAGCCCGCCGATCATCGCGTCACACCGATGATGGCACAGTTCATGGAAATCAAAGCCGCCAATCCGGACAGCCTGCTGTTCTACCGGATGGGCGATTTCTACGAGCTGTTTTTCGAAGATGCGGAGGTCGCTTCGCAGACCCTGGGAATCACGCTGACCAAGCGCGGAAAGCATCTGGGCGAGGACATCCCCATGTGCGGCGTGCCGGTCCATGCGGCCGACGACTATCTGCAGAAACTGATCGCCCGTGGTCACCGGGTCGCGGTGTGCGAACAGACGGAAGACCCTGCCGAAGCCAAGAAGCGCGGCTCGAAATCCGTGGTGCGCCGGGACGTGATCCGGCTGGTGACGCCGGGAACCCTCACCGAGGAACGGCTGCTCGATTCGTCTTCCAACAATTTCCTGGCCGCCATGTCCCGGCTCCGGGGCGGATCGCTGACCGGCGATGCGGTTTATGGTCTTGCCTGGATCGACATGTCGACCGGCTCGTTCCAGGTGTCGGAAACCGACGACCAGCGTCTTGCCGCCGATCTCGCCCAGATTTCACCGCGCGAGCTGATCCTGCCCGATAATCTCCTGCAGGAATCCGAGGTCCGACAGGTGGCCGAGCAGTCGGGCGCCGCTTTGTCACCGGTGCCGCGGGCCTTCTTTGACAGTTCCACGGCCACCGACCGGCTGGCGCATTATTTCGGGGTGAAGACGCTCGACGGTTTCGGCACGTTCTCGCGCTCCGAGCTGTCGGCCGCCGCCGGTATTCTCGCTTACGTGGAAAAGACCCAGCTTGGCGAACGCCCGCCGCTCGATCCGCCGACGCGGGAAGCGGGTGCGGGACGCATGCTGATCGATCCGGCGACCCGCGCCAACCTGGAACTGACCCGAACGCTCGGCGGCGAAAAACAGGGCAGCCTGCTTGCCACCATCGACCGGACCGTCACCGGCGGCGGCTCGCGACTTCTGGCAAGCCGTCTCGCCGGACCGCTGGTCAATCCCGACGAGATTTCCAGGCGGCACGATTCCGTCGCGTTCTTCCTGGAAAACGAAATGATGCGGGAAGCCCTCCGCCGGACCCTGAAGGGTGCGCCGGACATGGCGCGCGCGCTGTCCCGGATTGCGCTCCAGCGGGGCGGTCCGCGGGATATCCTCGCCGTTGCGCAGGGCATGCAGGCGGCAAGCCAGGTGATCGACCAGATCAGTATGGCCGCGACCGTTCCCGGGGAAATCGCGGCGGCCCGCGCCAGCCTCGAACAGGCCCCACACGACCTGGGCGAGAAACTGACCCGTGCGATCAAGGAAGAACCGCCGCTGATGAAGCGCGACGGCAATTTCGTCGCCACCGGTTACGACGAAACCCTCGACGAATTGCGTGCGCTGCGCGACGAATCCCGCAAGGTGATCGCCAAGCTTCAGGCCGACTACGCGGAAGAGCTCGGCCTGCGCTCACTGAAGATCAAGCACAATAACGTGCTGGGCTGGTTCATCGAGGCTCCGACCGCCCAGACGGAAAAGCTGACCGCGGATCCGGGCCGGTTCATTCACCGCCAGACCATGGCCGGCGCCATGCGTTTCACCACGACGGAACTTGCGGATCTGGAATCCAAGATCGCAAGCGCCGGAGAGCGGTCCCTTGCCATCGAACTGGAAATCTTCGACCGGCTGACGGCGGAGATCGTTGCAAGCGGCGACGCCATCAAGGCGGCGGCGCACGGCCTGTCGATCCTGGACGTCTCCGCCGCTCTGGCGAAGCTCGCCCAGGAAGAGACTTACGTGCGCCCGGTCGTGGACGACACGCGCGCCTTCGATATTTCCGGCGGCCGCCATCCGGTGGTCGAACAGGCCCTGAAAACCGCCGGTGGCGACAGTTTCGTTGCCAACGATGCCCATCTCGGACCGGAAGGCAAGGACAAGACCGGCCGGATCTGGCTGATCACCGGACCGAACATGGCCGGTAAATCGACCTTCCTGCGCCAGAATGCCCTGATCGCCGTCCTCGCCCAGATGGGCGCCTTCGTTCCCGCCGCGAACGCCCATATCGGCGTGGTCGATCGGCTGTTCTCCCGTGTGGGCGCGGCAGACGATCTGGCGCGCGGGCGCTCCACCTTCATGGTGGAAATGGTGGAAACGGCGGCCATCCTCAATCAGGCCGGTGATCGATCGCTGGTCATCCTGGACGAAATCGGCCGCGGTACCGCCACTTTTGACGGGCTTTCCATTGCCTGGGCGACCATCGAGCATCTGCACGAGGTCAACAGATCCCGCGCCCTGTTCGCCACCCACTACCATGAACTGACCGCGCTCTCTGCCAAACTCGACCGGCTGTCGAACGCAACGGTGCAGGTGAAGGAATGGAACGGCGATGTCGTCTTCCTGCACGAAATCGTGCCAGGTGCCGCCGACCGGTCCTACGGCATCCAGGTCGCCAAGCTCGCAGGTCTGCCGGCAAGCGTCGTCCAACGGTCCCAACAGGTCCTGAGCCAGCTGGAGGAACAGGACCGGCGGTCACCCGCCGAAGCGCTGATCGACGAATTGCCGCTTTTTGCCGCCATACCGGCGCCGGCGCCCAGCGCCGGTTTTTCAGAAGCCGGGCCCGATCCCCTTGCAGAGGCTCTCGAAGACCTGAACCCGGACGACATGACACCGCGGGAGGCGCTGGACGCGCTCTACAGGCTCAAATCCTTGAAGACATGA
- a CDS encoding NADP-dependent malic enzyme, with protein MPATDKTSRTGLSFTEQEALQFHQEGRPGKLEITPTKPMATQRDLSLAYSPGVAVPVLAIAEDPSRAFDYTTRGNMVAVITNGSAILGLGNLGALASKPVMEGKAVLFKRFADIDSIDLEVDTQDVDAFINSVRYLGPSFGGINLEDIKAPDCFIIEQQLREMMDIPVFHDDQHGTAIIAAAGLINALHLTGREMKDTKVVCNGAGAAGIACIELVKAMGIPHNNVILCDTKGAIYKGRTEGMNQWKSAHAVETDARSLYDAIKGADVFLGVSAKGALTPDMLRAMAPNPIIFAMANPDPEITPEEAAEVRDDAIVATGRSDYPNQVNNVLGFPYIFRGALDVQATTINDEMKVACAHALAELAREEVPDEVAAAYRGNRPKFGPEYIIPVPFDPRLISAIAPAVAQAAMDSGVARRPIVDMDRYREELSARRDPVAGTLQRIFSKVRQMPKKVVFAEGEEEPVIRAATSFVAQGLGEAILIGREDEIKQMAQSAGIDINRPGITLQNARVSDRNKDYAQFLYGRLQRKGYLQRDCQRLVNNDRNYFGAIMVARGDADAMVTGLTRNYSVALDTVRTCLDVKPGHRVIGVSLCLARGRTVLIADTAVIDMPNSEELADIAEEAAHVARKLGYEPRVAMLAYSTFGHPRGERSERVQEAVKILDRRRVDFEYDGEMAADIALNMDKMGAYPFCRLTGPANVLVMPAFHSASISTKMLQELGGSTVIGPLLVGLDKPVQIVPMGAKDSDIVNMAAIAAFNVT; from the coding sequence ATGCCCGCCACAGACAAGACATCCAGGACCGGCCTCAGTTTTACTGAACAGGAAGCGCTGCAATTCCATCAGGAGGGGCGCCCGGGCAAACTGGAAATCACACCCACCAAGCCGATGGCGACTCAAAGGGACCTGTCGCTGGCCTATTCTCCGGGGGTGGCGGTCCCGGTGTTGGCGATTGCGGAAGATCCGAGCCGGGCTTTCGACTACACGACACGCGGCAACATGGTCGCCGTCATCACCAACGGATCGGCAATTCTCGGCCTGGGCAATCTGGGCGCGCTGGCGTCCAAACCGGTCATGGAGGGCAAGGCGGTACTCTTCAAGCGGTTCGCGGATATCGATTCCATCGATCTGGAAGTCGACACCCAGGATGTCGACGCATTCATCAATTCGGTCCGGTATCTTGGCCCGTCCTTCGGCGGCATCAACCTTGAAGACATCAAGGCGCCCGACTGTTTCATCATCGAGCAGCAGTTGCGCGAGATGATGGACATTCCCGTCTTTCACGACGATCAGCACGGCACGGCGATCATCGCGGCCGCCGGCCTGATCAACGCGCTTCATCTGACCGGTCGGGAGATGAAGGACACGAAAGTGGTCTGCAACGGCGCAGGAGCGGCCGGCATTGCCTGCATCGAACTGGTCAAGGCCATGGGTATCCCGCACAACAACGTCATTCTGTGCGACACCAAGGGTGCGATCTACAAAGGCCGCACCGAGGGCATGAACCAGTGGAAGTCCGCCCATGCGGTGGAGACCGATGCCCGTTCCCTTTATGATGCGATCAAGGGTGCCGATGTGTTCCTCGGCGTGTCGGCCAAGGGTGCGCTGACGCCGGACATGCTGCGCGCCATGGCGCCGAACCCGATTATTTTCGCCATGGCCAATCCGGATCCGGAAATCACGCCGGAGGAAGCGGCCGAAGTGCGCGACGATGCCATTGTCGCCACCGGCCGGTCCGATTATCCGAATCAGGTCAACAACGTCCTTGGTTTTCCTTACATCTTCCGTGGTGCGCTCGATGTTCAGGCGACCACCATCAACGATGAGATGAAGGTCGCCTGTGCCCATGCGCTGGCCGAACTGGCACGCGAGGAAGTGCCGGACGAGGTTGCCGCCGCCTACCGGGGCAACCGGCCGAAATTCGGCCCGGAATACATCATTCCGGTTCCCTTCGACCCGCGGTTGATTTCCGCAATCGCGCCGGCTGTGGCCCAGGCCGCGATGGATTCCGGCGTCGCCCGTCGGCCGATCGTCGATATGGATCGCTATCGCGAAGAGCTCTCTGCCCGGCGCGATCCGGTTGCCGGCACCTTGCAGCGGATCTTCTCCAAGGTCCGCCAGATGCCGAAGAAGGTGGTCTTTGCCGAAGGCGAGGAAGAGCCTGTCATCCGCGCGGCCACGAGCTTCGTGGCTCAGGGACTGGGTGAGGCGATCCTGATCGGCCGCGAGGACGAGATCAAGCAGATGGCTCAGAGCGCCGGCATCGATATCAACCGCCCCGGCATCACTTTGCAGAACGCGCGGGTTTCCGATCGTAACAAGGACTACGCCCAGTTCCTCTACGGCCGCCTGCAGCGGAAAGGCTACCTGCAGCGCGATTGCCAGCGCCTGGTCAACAACGACCGCAACTATTTCGGCGCGATCATGGTCGCCCGCGGCGACGCCGACGCCATGGTCACGGGCCTGACCCGGAATTATTCGGTTGCTCTCGACACGGTGCGCACCTGTCTCGACGTCAAGCCGGGCCACCGGGTGATCGGCGTTTCGCTGTGCCTGGCGCGCGGCCGGACGGTCCTGATTGCCGATACGGCGGTGATCGACATGCCGAATTCGGAAGAACTGGCGGATATCGCGGAAGAAGCAGCCCATGTGGCCCGCAAGCTCGGTTACGAGCCCCGCGTCGCCATGCTCGCCTATTCCACCTTCGGCCATCCGCGCGGCGAACGGTCCGAGCGGGTTCAGGAAGCGGTCAAGATCCTCGACCGGCGCCGGGTGGATTTTGAATATGACGGCGAAATGGCCGCCGATATCGCGCTCAACATGGACAAGATGGGCGCCTATCCGTTCTGCCGCCTCACCGGTCCGGCGAACGTTCTGGTCATGCCGGCATTCCACTCCGCGTCGATTTCGACCAAGATGCTGCAGGAACTGGGTGGCTCGACCGTGATCGGACCGCTGCTCGTCGGCCTCGACAAGCCGGTCCAGATCGTGCCGATGGGGGCGAAGGACAGCGACATCGTCAACATGGCGGCCATTGCGGCCTTCAACGTGACTTGA
- a CDS encoding phosphoribosylanthranilate isomerase yields MNDSMIKICGLSTQETMQAALDAGADMVGLVFFPKSPRHVPLSAACKLADMARGKAEIVALTVNMDLDGLSRINELVNPDWFQFHGAETPEACAAAKVMFQKKIMKAVPVSERADLEQAQFYAIVADRILFDAKPPKDSDLPGGNGVSFDWTLLKDLDLAKPFMLSGGLDASNVAEAIEKSGATAVDVSSGVEREKGVKDCDLIRAFVAAARGATVAGE; encoded by the coding sequence GTGAACGACTCTATGATAAAGATCTGCGGCCTCTCGACCCAGGAGACAATGCAGGCAGCTCTGGATGCCGGTGCGGATATGGTCGGTCTGGTGTTTTTTCCCAAAAGCCCGCGTCATGTGCCGCTATCGGCTGCCTGCAAGCTGGCGGACATGGCCCGTGGCAAGGCGGAGATCGTGGCCCTCACGGTCAATATGGATCTGGACGGACTGTCGCGTATCAACGAACTGGTGAACCCGGACTGGTTTCAGTTTCACGGGGCGGAAACGCCGGAAGCCTGCGCGGCTGCAAAGGTCATGTTCCAGAAGAAAATCATGAAGGCCGTGCCGGTTTCCGAACGGGCCGATCTGGAGCAGGCTCAGTTCTACGCGATCGTCGCCGACCGTATCCTGTTCGATGCCAAACCGCCGAAAGACTCCGATCTGCCGGGCGGAAACGGCGTTTCCTTCGACTGGACGTTGCTCAAGGACCTTGACCTTGCCAAGCCCTTCATGCTTTCGGGGGGACTGGACGCTTCCAATGTGGCCGAGGCGATCGAAAAAAGCGGTGCGACCGCTGTCGATGTGTCCTCCGGCGTCGAGCGGGAAAAAGGCGTCAAGGATTGTGATCTTATCCGCGCATTCGTGGCAGCCGCCCGGGGCGCAACAGTGGCAGGGGAGTAA
- the trpB gene encoding tryptophan synthase subunit beta, giving the protein MANSMRNGPDERGHFGIFGGRYVAETLMPLILDLEKAYEDAKNDPAYAAEIEDLNTHYTGRPSPLYFAERLTEHLGGAKIYFKRDELNHTGSHKINNCLGQILLAKRMGKTRIIAETGAGQHGVATATVCARFGLPCVVYMGKTDVERQKPNVFRMKLLGAEIVPVTAGAGTLKDAMNEALRDWVTNVDSTYYLIGTAAGPHPYPEMVRDFQSMIGKETREQMMAAEGRLPDALVAAVGGGSNAIGLFHPFLDDPEIKMYGVEAGGRGLEGEEHCASLTAGKPGVLHGNRTYLLQDDDGQILEGHSISAGLDYPGIGPEHSWLKESGRVTYVPAMDDEALEAFQLLTKVEGIIPALEPAHALAHVIKLAPQMDKDQIIVMNLCGRGDKDVFAVGNMLGYDL; this is encoded by the coding sequence ATGGCAAACAGCATGCGCAACGGACCGGACGAGCGCGGCCATTTCGGCATTTTCGGCGGCCGCTATGTTGCCGAGACCCTGATGCCGCTGATCCTCGACCTTGAAAAGGCCTATGAGGACGCCAAGAACGACCCGGCCTATGCGGCGGAGATCGAGGATCTCAACACCCATTACACCGGCCGGCCGTCGCCGCTTTATTTCGCCGAGCGCCTGACCGAGCACCTGGGCGGCGCGAAGATCTACTTCAAGCGCGACGAGCTGAACCACACCGGCTCGCACAAGATCAACAACTGCCTGGGCCAGATTCTTCTCGCCAAGCGCATGGGCAAGACCCGGATCATCGCCGAAACCGGCGCCGGCCAGCACGGTGTGGCAACGGCCACGGTCTGCGCCCGCTTCGGTCTGCCCTGCGTGGTCTACATGGGCAAGACCGACGTGGAACGGCAGAAGCCAAACGTGTTCCGGATGAAGCTGCTCGGTGCCGAGATCGTTCCGGTCACCGCCGGCGCCGGTACGCTTAAAGACGCCATGAACGAGGCGCTGCGCGACTGGGTCACCAATGTGGACAGCACCTATTACCTGATCGGCACCGCGGCGGGCCCGCATCCCTATCCGGAAATGGTGCGCGATTTCCAGTCGATGATCGGCAAGGAAACCCGCGAACAGATGATGGCGGCCGAAGGCCGGCTTCCCGATGCCCTGGTGGCCGCCGTCGGCGGCGGTTCCAACGCAATCGGCCTGTTTCATCCCTTCCTCGACGATCCCGAAATCAAGATGTATGGGGTCGAAGCCGGCGGCCGAGGCCTGGAGGGCGAGGAACACTGCGCCTCGCTGACAGCCGGAAAGCCGGGCGTTCTGCATGGCAACCGCACCTATCTGCTTCAGGACGATGACGGCCAGATCCTCGAAGGCCATTCGATTTCCGCTGGCCTCGATTATCCGGGTATCGGACCGGAGCATTCCTGGCTCAAGGAAAGCGGCCGCGTGACCTATGTTCCCGCCATGGACGACGAGGCGCTGGAAGCGTTCCAGCTGCTGACCAAGGTCGAGGGCATCATTCCGGCGCTCGAGCCCGCCCATGCGCTGGCCCACGTCATCAAGCTGGCGCCGCAAATGGACAAGGACCAGATCATCGTCATGAACCTGTGCGGCCGGGGCGACAAGGACGTCTTCGCCGTCGGTAACATGCTCGGCTACGATCTCTGA
- a CDS encoding DUF1127 domain-containing protein — MAATTSSSVMEHASHAFSATGKGILAFFEEFGRARAARALYTELSAMSDAELDSLGLVRSDISRKVYAKVYDRR, encoded by the coding sequence ATGGCCGCTACGACATCTTCTTCTGTAATGGAACATGCTTCCCATGCCTTTTCCGCCACCGGAAAGGGGATCCTTGCTTTTTTTGAGGAGTTCGGCCGGGCCCGTGCCGCACGGGCGCTTTACACCGAACTCTCCGCAATGAGCGATGCCGAACTCGACTCCCTGGGTCTGGTTCGCAGCGATATTTCCCGCAAGGTCTACGCCAAGGTTTACGACCGCCGTTAA
- the trpA gene encoding tryptophan synthase subunit alpha: protein MTETRIDRRFKACAEKGRPALVTFITAGDPDLETSQAILEALPAAGADVIELGMPFSDPMAEGVPIQLATQRALKAGQTMNKTLQMVRDFRKKDQDTPIVLMGYYNPIYVRDPKNFVIEAKDAGVDGLIIVDIPPEADDELCLPALEAGLNFIRLATPTTDDKRLPAVLANTSGFVYYVSITGITGSASPDANRVSAAVNRIKGHTDLPVAVGFGVKTADQAAEIGKNSDGVVVGSVLVTAIRDSLNNAGMATDKTVSAVTDLVADLASGVARARSA, encoded by the coding sequence ATGACGGAAACGCGTATCGATCGCCGGTTCAAGGCTTGTGCCGAAAAGGGCCGTCCGGCTCTGGTGACCTTCATTACTGCGGGCGATCCGGATCTGGAAACATCCCAGGCGATCCTGGAAGCCCTGCCCGCTGCCGGTGCCGATGTCATCGAACTCGGCATGCCGTTTTCCGATCCCATGGCAGAAGGTGTTCCGATCCAGCTGGCCACCCAGCGCGCCCTCAAGGCGGGTCAGACCATGAACAAGACCCTGCAGATGGTCCGCGATTTTCGCAAGAAAGATCAGGATACGCCGATCGTGCTGATGGGCTACTACAATCCGATCTATGTCCGTGATCCGAAAAATTTCGTCATCGAGGCCAAGGACGCCGGCGTCGACGGTCTGATCATCGTCGATATTCCACCGGAAGCCGATGACGAACTCTGCCTTCCGGCTCTGGAGGCAGGCCTCAATTTTATCCGTCTGGCGACGCCGACGACCGATGACAAGCGCCTTCCGGCCGTTCTCGCCAATACCTCCGGCTTCGTCTATTACGTCTCGATCACCGGCATCACCGGGTCCGCAAGCCCCGACGCCAACCGGGTTTCGGCTGCGGTTAACCGGATCAAGGGCCATACGGACCTGCCGGTCGCAGTCGGTTTCGGAGTGAAGACCGCCGACCAGGCTGCGGAAATCGGCAAGAATTCCGATGGTGTCGTGGTCGGGTCGGTCCTGGTGACGGCCATCAGGGACAGCCTCAATAATGCCGGAATGGCAACCGATAAGACCGTTTCTGCGGTGACCGATCTCGTCGCCGACCTCGCCAGCGGCGTTGCGCGTGCACGATCGGCATAA
- the accD gene encoding acetyl-CoA carboxylase, carboxyltransferase subunit beta — protein MNWINSLVRPKIRDLLKKREVPENLWIKCPETGEMVFHRDLEANLWVVPNSGHHMRMPAVKRLETLFDGGAYETVETPEAQADPLKFRDTKKYVDRLKDYRSKTGETDAVRVARGKVNGAPLTAAVQDFAFMGGSLGMAAGEAILTGMQTAVTHHTPFVLFAASGGARMQEGILSLMQMPRTTVGVQMLREAGLPYIVVLTNPTTGGVSASYAMLGDVHIAEPGAQIGFAGRRVIEQTIREKLPDGFQSAEYLLEHGMVDMVVKRHDLKNTIARICDILMKRKIEVPSLTPPEPAGDTVETENAETDQKAAAG, from the coding sequence GTGAATTGGATCAATTCTCTCGTCCGGCCTAAAATACGCGATCTCCTGAAGAAGCGCGAAGTACCGGAGAATCTCTGGATCAAATGCCCGGAAACGGGCGAGATGGTGTTTCACCGGGATCTGGAGGCGAACCTGTGGGTGGTGCCGAATTCCGGTCATCACATGCGTATGCCTGCGGTGAAGCGGCTGGAAACCCTCTTCGACGGCGGCGCCTACGAGACGGTGGAAACGCCGGAAGCCCAGGCGGATCCTTTGAAGTTCCGTGATACCAAGAAATATGTCGATCGGCTGAAGGATTACCGGAGCAAGACCGGTGAGACCGACGCCGTGCGGGTTGCCCGGGGCAAGGTGAATGGCGCGCCCCTGACGGCTGCGGTTCAGGATTTCGCCTTCATGGGCGGATCGCTCGGCATGGCAGCCGGCGAAGCGATCCTGACAGGCATGCAAACCGCGGTAACCCATCATACGCCCTTCGTGCTGTTCGCAGCATCCGGCGGTGCACGCATGCAGGAAGGTATCCTGTCGCTGATGCAGATGCCGCGGACCACAGTCGGTGTCCAGATGCTGCGCGAGGCTGGCCTGCCCTATATCGTCGTGCTGACCAATCCGACCACCGGCGGCGTCTCGGCCTCTTATGCCATGCTGGGCGATGTCCACATTGCCGAACCCGGAGCCCAGATCGGTTTTGCAGGACGGCGCGTGATCGAACAGACCATCCGCGAAAAGCTGCCGGATGGTTTCCAGAGTGCCGAGTACCTGCTTGAGCACGGCATGGTCGACATGGTCGTCAAGCGTCACGACCTCAAGAATACCATTGCCCGCATTTGCGATATCCTGATGAAGCGCAAGATCGAGGTTCCGTCACTGACGCCTCCCGAACCAGCGGGCGACACTGTCGAGACGGAAAACGCCGAAACAGATCAGAAGGCCGCCGCCGGCTGA
- a CDS encoding folylpolyglutamate synthase/dihydrofolate synthase family protein, with product MDQITAILDRLLALHPKEIDLSLGRMHRLLKTLGSPEKRLPPTIHIAGTNGKGSVTATLRAILEADGKRCHVYTSPHLVSFNERIRLGTDGKFVSDPKLFDALYRCEEANAGEEITFFEITTAAALLLFAENPADVLLLEVGLGGRLDATNVVDTPVASVITPISMDHEKFLGGSLEEIAAEKAGIFKRGCPAVVAPQDEVVQAEIERVAKRTGTPLLSFGQDFFAMQDQGRLAYQDETGLCDLPLSNLPGAHQVTNAALAIAALKAADLWPGEEIAEKGLRSVNWPGRLQMLTHGPLVRKCPKNSEIWVDGGHNPGAGVSIAAFMGEQEEHNPKPLYLITGMLTTKDPVGFFRPFEGLVRHVGTVPITTSTTARDPFELADFARAAGLEATPFASLDEAIADIVACAGKDGEPPRILFCGSLYLAGEILARNGMAPR from the coding sequence TTGGACCAAATCACAGCGATCCTTGACCGCCTCCTGGCGCTTCACCCCAAGGAAATCGATCTGTCCCTCGGCAGGATGCACCGCCTCCTGAAGACACTGGGCTCTCCGGAAAAGCGCCTGCCTCCGACGATTCACATTGCCGGAACCAACGGCAAGGGGTCGGTGACCGCGACGCTGCGCGCCATTCTGGAAGCGGACGGAAAGCGCTGTCACGTCTATACCTCGCCTCACCTGGTGTCCTTCAACGAGCGCATCCGGCTCGGTACCGACGGAAAATTCGTCTCCGATCCGAAGCTGTTTGACGCGCTTTACCGTTGTGAGGAAGCCAACGCAGGTGAGGAGATTACCTTTTTCGAAATCACAACGGCGGCGGCCCTGCTGTTGTTCGCGGAAAACCCGGCGGATGTCCTGCTTCTCGAAGTGGGACTCGGCGGACGTCTCGACGCCACCAATGTCGTCGATACTCCGGTTGCCTCCGTGATTACGCCGATTTCCATGGACCATGAGAAGTTCCTGGGCGGGTCGCTTGAAGAAATCGCTGCCGAGAAGGCGGGAATTTTCAAACGCGGATGTCCGGCGGTCGTCGCTCCTCAGGACGAGGTCGTGCAGGCGGAAATCGAACGAGTGGCGAAAAGGACCGGAACGCCGCTCCTGAGTTTCGGCCAGGACTTCTTTGCCATGCAGGATCAGGGGCGTCTCGCCTATCAGGATGAAACCGGCTTGTGCGACCTGCCGCTGTCCAATCTGCCGGGAGCCCATCAGGTAACCAACGCGGCCCTTGCGATCGCCGCCTTGAAGGCCGCGGACTTGTGGCCCGGCGAGGAGATCGCCGAAAAAGGCCTGAGATCTGTCAACTGGCCGGGCCGGCTTCAGATGCTCACCCATGGTCCACTCGTCAGGAAATGCCCGAAGAATTCCGAAATCTGGGTCGATGGCGGGCATAATCCGGGGGCGGGTGTTTCCATTGCCGCTTTCATGGGAGAGCAGGAGGAACACAATCCCAAACCGCTTTACCTGATCACGGGCATGCTGACGACCAAGGATCCGGTCGGCTTTTTCCGTCCCTTCGAGGGACTTGTCCGGCATGTGGGAACGGTTCCGATCACAACGTCGACGACCGCACGGGATCCTTTCGAACTTGCCGATTTCGCGCGGGCCGCCGGCCTGGAGGCAACGCCTTTTGCCTCGCTGGACGAAGCTATTGCCGATATTGTCGCTTGTGCCGGGAAGGATGGCGAGCCGCCCCGCATCCTGTTTTGCGGATCGCTCTATCTGGCCGGCGAAATTCTGGCGCGGAACGGTATGGCACCCAGATAG